Genomic window ([Empedobacter] haloabium):
CCGTGTACGGCAGCGGCGACGCCACCGGCGACAGTTGCCGCGCCAGCAGCAGCGTATCGCGCAGTCCCTGCGGCGGGATGCCGATGGCACCACCGCGCAGCGACACGATGGCGATCGCCACCGGCTCCGGCACCTGCAGCTTCTTCATGATTTCGCGCGCGATGATCTCCTGCGCCGCGCCCATCCACTCTTCCGGATCGTCCAGCAGGCCGGGCAGCGCATCCGCGCGGCCCAGCAGATAGAAGCCGCCCACTTCGTGCATGATGCCAGCGAACAGCGCGGTGTCGGCGTCGATCTTCGTGATGCGCTGGGCGATCACGTAGGCCAGCGCCGCCACGTGCGCGGTGTAGCGCCACAGCTGCTCGGCCTGGATGCGCAAGGCCGGGTCGGCGATGCGGGCGCCGAACTGGCGCACCACCATCGCGGCGGCCAGCGAATACAGGTTGCGATAGCCCAGCCGCATCACGGCCGTGCGCACACTGGTCGCCAGCGCGGCACCGTTCGAACGGAACACGGCCGAATTGGCCAGCGCCACGGCACGGGCGGCCAGCACCGGCTCGGCCAGCAGCTTCCTGATGACGTCTTCGTCGTGGCAGGCCGGATCGGCCAGGCACAGCTGCAGCGACAACGCCGCGTTGACGCTGGTGGGGAACACCAGCTCACCTCGCTGCGCCTCGGCGACGATGGCGGCGAAATCCTTCAGTTTTTCCTTTTCCATGGCGCCACTATACCTGTGAATACCATCTCTCAAGTAGTGCGCCGAACGAAACAGCGCCAAATCCGCCGGGCACATCCGGTACTGCCATCTATCGCAGATGATTGTTACCAAGAAAAAGTATACATTATTGCTTTCAGCAATTTATTTCTTGCTACCAAATCCGCCGATGACTGCAATCCCGCCTTCGCTGCTCCATCGCCTGTACTTTTCCCCGCTGCGCTGCGTGCCTGGCCACCGTCATTTCATCGCCAGCGGTCTCGTCCTGGCCGCTGGCACGGCAGCGTTATGGCTGGCCGATGCGCAGCGCGGCCGCTGGGGCGGCGCCGTGGTCGCGCTGCAGGTCGTCGTCACGCTCGGGTATGCGCTGCTGGTACTGATGCGCTATGGCTGGTCGTATCCGGGCACGAACATGATCGCCCACGGCAACGGCCACCGGCGCTGGACCATCCACATGGGCCCGGCGGTTTCGCTGCTGCCGTGGTACTACGCGCGCCAGCAGCCGGCCTTCATCACGGAAGACATTTACCGTATCCTGCATCGCATGGACGACGCCGGCATGACGGCCACGATCAGGCTGGAAAGCCACCTGCTGGCCGATCTCGCCACCCGGCGCGCCGGCGCGGCCCGGC
Coding sequences:
- a CDS encoding HDOD domain-containing protein; the protein is MEKEKLKDFAAIVAEAQRGELVFPTSVNAALSLQLCLADPACHDEDVIRKLLAEPVLAARAVALANSAVFRSNGAALATSVRTAVMRLGYRNLYSLAAAMVVRQFGARIADPALRIQAEQLWRYTAHVAALAYVIAQRITKIDADTALFAGIMHEVGGFYLLGRADALPGLLDDPEEWMGAAQEIIAREIMKKLQVPEPVAIAIVSLRGGAIGIPPQGLRDTLLLARQLSPVASPLPYTDDLALTRTPALTRYLNEPDVAALLDEAADQAKSMSAALLV